The following proteins are co-located in the Xiphophorus maculatus strain JP 163 A chromosome 24, X_maculatus-5.0-male, whole genome shotgun sequence genome:
- the LOC102227030 gene encoding transcription factor 15-like, with protein sequence MKSRTDDCASELDTDTDSSDGKSTGGCSPPRESGERLEAEGGCPGAARRRRRRRSGAGSGRDARLSGVSKQRQAANARERDRTHSVNTAFTALRTLIPTEPADRKLSKIETLRLASSYISHLANVLLLGEDCRDEQPCLRYQDLILHGPAPLSGPSLRPICTFCLSNQRKQLRDGGKHSSSV encoded by the coding sequence ATGAAGTCCCGCACAGACGACTGCGCCTCCGAGCTGGACACCGACACGGACAGCTCCGATGGGAAGTCCACGGGCGGCTGCAGTCCGCCCCGGGAGTCCGGGGAGAGACTGGAGGCGGAGGGCGGCTGCCCGGGCGCGGCGCGCCGGCGGCGGCGGCGCAGGAGCGGCGCGGGCAGCGGCAGAGACGCGCGGCTGTCCGGCGTCAGCAAACAGCGGCAGGCGGCGAACGCGCGGGAGCGGGACAGGACGCACAGCGTGAACACGGCCTTCACCGCGCTGCGGACGCTCATCCCCACCGAGCCCGCGGACCGGAAGCTGTCCAAGATAGAGACGCTGCGCCTGGCCTCCAGCTACATCTCCCACCTGGCCAACGTGCTGCTGCTGGGGGAGGACTGCCGGGACGAGCAGCCCTGCCTCCGGTACCAGGACCTGATCCTGCACGGCCCCGCGCCGCTCAGCGGCCCCTCCCTGCGGCCCATCTGCACCTTCTGCCTCAGCAACCAGAGGAAACAG